accaggagagtcacaaggacacccgcaccatggagaaaccatggaaatgtggggactgtgggaagggattcaggtttccatctgagctggaaactcatcaacgcagtcacactggggagaaaccattcacctgttctgtgtgtgggaagggattcactcagttacccggtctgctgagtcacaatctcactcacaccagtgagagaccctttaaatgctctgactgtgggagtgacttCAAAAGCTCACaggatctgatgtcccaccagcgcattcacactgaggagagaccgttcagctgctctcactgcacaaagagatttaaatggtcatccagcctgcggagacaccagcgagttcacactggggagaagccgttcacctgctctgactgtgggaaaggattcactcagttatctgacCTGTGGACAcatcaacgggttcacactggggagaggccgtacacttgctctgactgtgggaaaggattcactcactcaaccattctgcggagacaccagcgagttcacaccggggagaaaccgttcacctgctgtgtgtgtgggaagggattcactacttcatccaacctgctgacacacaaagtcactcacagcaatgagagaccctttaaatgttctgactgtggaagtggcttcaaaagtgctgcagatctgatgattcaccagcgcattcacactgaggagagacccttcagctgctctcactgcacaaagagatttaaatggtcatccaccctgaggacacaccagcgggttcacactggggagaagccaatcacctgctctgtgtgtgagaagagattcactcagttatctgacctgcggatacaccagcgagttcacactggagagaggccgtacaactgctctgtgtgtgggaagggattcactcagttatccaacctgcagagacaccagcgaggtcacactggagagaggccattcacttgctctgactgtgggaaaagattcactcactcaaccattctgctgacacaccagcgagttcacaccagggagagactgttcacctgctctgactgtgggaaaggattcactcagttatgcagcctgaagagacaccagcgaattcacactggggagaggccgttcatctgcactGTGTGTGACAAGGGATTCAGACATTCAAATGCCCtgaagagacaccagcgaattcacactggggagagacccttcacctgccctcagtgtgggaagggattcagtacatcatccagcctgcggagacaccagcgagttcacaagtgatgaccagGGTTgggttctgctgttattgctgctgttaatcacatccaggactgaaccatgttcattctgacagttggtgaagtgggagggtgttggggaaagGAAAAAAATCCAAGTGTGTTCGAGAAGATTTTAAACCATTAGGCATTTAAGACACTGACTGAACgaccagcattgagttaaatgactctAAATCAGACTCAGAAGCTAACAAGGGAATAGTTCACACAcgtgtgaatgcagtaagagatttaaaacaagtgattatgatttaaacgcatcttttgatattttaaatgtattgacTGTATTTTTATAGAGTGATTGAGTGCTTTAGCCAAGAGCAAGTTGCCGCCGGGCCTGATGGTCTGGGGACTTTCAGACAGAGCCTCATTCTTAGGAAACAATGAAACCTCAGAATGTGCAAGTTCTTATTAACGGGAATTGTGAGCAGTCAGGTTCTCAGGGCTGCTTATGAACAGAGTTATTCTCTGTCTGGATAAGACAATGCCTTCTCAGACATGAGAACGTGCATCAGTCTGATATGGCCGGTGACATGGAGGAAAATAGTGGGAAGATTAACTTTGACCTTAACGTCTGGCGTTGCTAAGCAGTAGAGGAAGTTGAGTCACCAATAGGGGAGGAAGCATCTGGATTCCacggaccaatgaaatcccatcatgtcagagggtaaaatgcaattgTCTAAAGTATGTGACAGATGTTATTCATGATTTAAGTATATGGAAGATTGATTCAAAGCtgatgaaaggcaggagaatttgaTATGAAAAATGTAGAATTGATCGATCCGaaactgtattcattggagtttattgGAGATGTCAGGCTGCTCTACGTCTGGAGGGGCCGAGGGCTcttcaataatctctccctgtgACGCACTCTTCAAATAAATGTTACATCTTTAAACTTGGACACTGGCTTTCGTGAGTCCTTGTATTGGCTGAAGTTTTGGTGATATCCGGCCACCTCACAAACCCTGCTAACAGAGGGTTGGGTTTCTTTCTGTTGCATTAACCCATCACATGACTTTGCTTCCAAGGCTAATGCTCTTTgcgcctgggagagcacatttccagtgaaatgatccacaaaagctgatgaaggacatttatttatcttggatagtaaatagtgtttttctaaaataaataaatttttctctgttccattgagtctacagcacagggccaggccagtcgtgTAACTAAGTCTGTGCACTAGATTTTAGTGAAACCCAACCATTTTCAGGTTAATTTCAGTTACATTCACAGCAATGAAAGGTTAAAATGTCATTTTGTTCTCGCACAGAGATAAGAAGCCGTTTAATGTTCAGTATCATCACTCACATGTATTCATGAAGGGTTATTACATCAATAGGAATCAGCCAGAAACAGATGACTGACCAAATAGTGAACCTCAGTGAAGTTTCAATTGAAGGATAAGTTATTAATAATCAGCAGTTAATGAGAAGCCACTTTAGGATATTTCTGTATTTCTCCATCAACTTTGCTTATGAGGACATTAAGGTGGTGTCAGAGCTGGGAAAGAAATGGGATGAGCCTTGGACTCTCAGGTCCACTccatcctatcctcataaccccgcatatttaccatagctaattcaccaaacctgctcatctttggaatgtgggaggaaaccagagcacccggaggaaacccatgcagacatggcgaTAATGTGCAAACACAACGTCctcaccttcaacaatcagtttTTCAtctagacacacggaacagccatggggaccaaattcgcacctcaatatgccaacatcttcatgcacaggttcgaacaagacctcttcaccgcacaggacctttaaccgatgctatgcactagatacatcaatgacattttcttcctttggatttctGGCGAACTATCACTgagacaactatatgatgacatcaacaagtcccatcccaccatcagactcaccacagactactctccagaatcagttgcatccTTGGACTCTCTCCCTATCaggaacacacacactgtccttgaCTGTTGAGTCTGTCTGAATGAATGGGACTCCGGTAAAGACATCAAGATAACAGGCAGAGCTGAAAGGAAGGCATTGTCCTAAGTTGAAGACCTTGTGCGTGATTAAATGGAACCAATGGAGTTGACTCTATTGACAAATTATAGACCAATTCGCCGTTTCCAAACATTTGCCTGAGGTGGACTCACAACGTCTTTTGAGTCTAAAAAGAGGGGTTTCTGGGATTCACCTTTGTGAACATGGAGTGTAGGAGAAGCGGTTTGAATCTTCAGGGATAGTCAAGCTTCCTCCTATCAACGTGAAGGTCGTTTCCAATAAAGCTCAGGGGCAGATGAGTAGTTCATCCTGGGACTGGTTCAGTGATGGATTCCCTGCCCATCGATACCCCAGGAAGGTGCCGCCTGTGCTTCTCGGAGGCAGTGACTGTTTCTCTGTCAGCCCCAGGAGTTCACGTTGTCGTCCCTTGGAATGATCACTGATTTGAAAGTGTGGAGTTGGTGGAGTTTCATTGATGAGTAAACTTTACCCTACATCCCATCTCTGTTAGTTAGGTGATCAGTTTCTAAAAGTTGCTTataatcaataaactttgatACAATTGACTGATTTGGTGTCTGAGTCTTTGCTTGATGGTTATATCTCTGCCAAATTCAAACCCTTTAAAAGAACAATTTGGGATCCAGAATTGGGCAGTGTACAGCCAAATTGGAACAGTGTAAAAgatcaaaaataaatattttttaagcTGACAATGTCTTTGTAACAATCAgcagccccagcctttcctgagggttaaatgctctcagttctgagattattcttgtgaatatttcttgctccttctccagtgcccctatttttacagtggttagcactgctgcctcagtgccagggactgggtttgattctggccttgggtcactgtctgtgtgaagtttgcacattatcaccatgtctgcatgggtttcctccgggtgctctggtttcctcccacattccaaagatgagcaggtttggtggattagctgtggtaaatatgcggggttatgaaAATAGGATGGAGTGGACCTGGCTGGGATGAACCttcggagagtcggtgaagactcaacgggctgaatggcctccttccgcgctggagggattctatgatcacaaatGTTGACAGTATTCCCAGTGTAGTATAATCACGCTTCCAATCAAGtcgaacataacctccctgctgttcaattctatccctcgagAATGGAACCCTATATATGTCCCAGACCTTAGGGAAGATGTGAAgttcttagagagggtgcagaggagatttgcacgAATGGCATCTCACAtcattaaaaagtacctggatcagcaTCTGGCAAATCAGAACATTGAAGGCTATGGGCCagttgctggtaaatgggatttggtgggaggtcgggtgtttcttgcgtgtcggtgcagactcgatgtgccgaagggcctcttctgcactgtacaattctAAGATGAGGTAATTCAGTTAGttggcggcaccgtggcacactggttagcactgctgactcacagcaccaggaacccaggttcaattccggcctcaggtcactggctgtgtggagtttgcactttctcttcatgtctgcatgggtttcctccgggtgctctggtttcctcccacagtccaaagatgtgcatgttaggttgattggccatgttaaattgacactagcgtcagggggattaacaagctaaatgtgtagggttacgggaatagagcctgggtgggatcgtgatttgtacagactcaatgggccgaatggcctcctcctatactgcagggattctctgagaGACTGGAGCAGCTTAAATTTCTCTCTTCAGATCAGTCAGACAGTAGGGTCTAGAAtggggccattcagtccactgattcaatgctggctctctgtagatCAAACCCCTGCCCTGTTCTATATATTGACAGAtcaatgctcactgcttcctgtccagattgcaccctccgtgctctcatcccatgtactccccgcattggagatctctactgcctcccgaagttacacaaggccaacacacccggccatcccatcgtatcagacaatgggaccctgtgcgagaacctctccggctacgtcgagggcatcctgaaacccattgtacaaagaacccccagcttttgtcgcaacactatggacttcctacagaaactcagcacacatggagcagttgaaccaggagcgctcctcgtcacaatggatgtcttggcactcgacaccagcatccgccacgatgatggcattgctgcaacggcctcagtactcaacgctgacaactgccagtttccagatgcaattttacaactcatccgcttcatcctggacacaatgtcttcaccttcaacgaccagttcttcatccagacacatggaacagccatggggaccaaattcgcacctcaatatgccaacatcttcatgcacaggttcgaacaagacttcttcaccgcacaggaccttcaaccaatgctatacactagatacatcaatgatattttcttcctttggactcgtggtgaacaatcactgaaacaactatatgatgacatcaacaagttccatcccaccatcagactcaccatggactactctccggaattggttgcattcttggacacacgcatctccattaaggatggtcacctcagcacctcactgtaccaaaGTCCACGgaaaacctcacgatgctccacttctccagcttccaccctaaacacgttgaagaagccatcccctacggacaagccctccgtacacacaggatctgctcggatgaggaggatcgcaacagacacctctagacgctgaaagatgccctcataagaacaggatatggcgctcgactcattgattgacagttccgacgcgccacagcgaaaaatagcaccaacctcctcagaagactaacacgggacacggtggacagggtacccttcgtcgtccagtacttccccggagtggagaagatacgacatctcctctggagccttcaacatgtcattgatgaagatgaacatctcgccaaggccatccccacatcttgccttcaaacatccgcacaacctcaaacagaccattgtccgcagcaaactacccagccttcaggagaacagtgaccaatacaccacacaaccctgccacagcaacctctgcaagacgttttGGTCGTGGGCCGTGAAACATTTTGTCAGTTTGCAGatctttcattttgttcttctccacctccctcgctcaattcttcagaggtcagtctttgacaaagggtcatctggactcaaaatgtaagcacttttctctcctgacaaatgcccgtgaccgctgaagtgcgtcatgggcattcagcctctgatctttgggtaagcattctccaaggcggccttcatgacacacaacagcgcagagtcgctgagcagatgttggatttatgtcacattatcagtaacccccacagcttgcctcctggacttgcgggctgtcctgtctggagacaatacacatctctttaacctgtgcttaatgctccctccacccacattgtctgtatctttaagatctggttggctggagggattcgcattctaatcagtattctgtaacttgattttgtgtctctgtgccctgtttgagagcacatttccactccatctgacgaaggagcagcgctccgaaagctaatggtatttgctaccaaataaacctgttggactttaacctggtgttgttaaaactctgactgggttttctcccacagaccgaaggacttgctggttaggtacattgagcatgctaaattctccctcagtttacccgaacaggtgccagagtgtggtgactgggggattttcagagtaacttcattgcagtgtgaatgtgtgacacttataaataaactttaaaaaaccttgaacttttaaaaactactaccaaattggtttcttgaatccccttttttatattttcaaaatgtagaaagcccacctcagccaattgttgggaattagccaattggtctataacttgtcaataatgaaactggtttggtttttagctagttgcacacattgtctgaattttaagacaattctttctctcaaacgatatctcttagcttggggttgcctgagtgttgaccaataattggttaacatcagtcattcaatgttgagacatcttgaacaggaacTGATTCATCccctccagtcaaggttaacaaagtattagtttatttattagtgtcaccaatcagcttacgttaacactgcaatgaagttactatgaaaatcccttagttgccacactctggcgactgATCGGATAAACTgattgagaatttaacatggctaatgcacctaaccagcacgtctttcggactgtgggaggaaactggagcacccggaggaaacccatgcagacacggggagaac
This DNA window, taken from Mustelus asterias unplaced genomic scaffold, sMusAst1.hap1.1 HAP1_SCAFFOLD_42, whole genome shotgun sequence, encodes the following:
- the LOC144482768 gene encoding uncharacterized protein LOC144482768 — translated: MEKPWKCGDCGKGFRFPSELETHQRSHTGEKPFTCSVCGKGFTQLPGLLSHNLTHTSERPFKCSDCGSDFKSSQDLMSHQRIHTEERPFSCSHCTKRFKWSSSLRRHQRVHTGEKPFTCSDCGKGFTQLSDLWTHQRVHTGERPYTCSDCGKGFTHSTILRRHQRVHTGEKPFTCCVCGKGFTTSSNLLTHKVTHSNERPFKCSDCGSGFKSAADLMIHQRIHTEERPFSCSHCTKRFKWSSTLRTHQRVHTGEKPITCSVCEKRFTQLSDLRIHQRVHTGERPYNCSVCGKGFTQLSNLQRHQRGHTGERPFTCSDCGKRFTHSTILLTHQRVHTRERLFTCSDCGKGFTQLCSLKRHQRIHTGERPFICTVCDKGFRHSNALKRHQRIHTGERPFTCPQCGKGFSTSSSLRRHQRVHK